A single Anopheles funestus chromosome 2RL, idAnoFuneDA-416_04, whole genome shotgun sequence DNA region contains:
- the LOC125760710 gene encoding organic cation transporter protein-like, whose translation MSKTTAPAPDRVELDDLLEEVGHFGPFQLWQCTLLLLPVIFTAFSNLCYVFTAGDVHYRCTVPECETVSQTTPFQPDWIRAAVPFGGKPELPTKCERYQVIPSSGEFVCDESRFNRSAIEHCTEFVYADPTERTIVNDFNLMCEENLWKVTLVGTVHSIGQFVSLAMSGIISDRFGRRWTLLLCVGVGAVLAIIRSFAASYRTFLSLEFVEAMFGSTSYTTAFILSLELVEPRLRVIVKSVILVAYAVAEAILGLLAMTFRDWRTLSIVLFVPGVLSIPLLYTTVESVRWLLTKDRQSDVVNILQRVAKANGRPPLPKSTLDEFYLQQKAKLDAEQSDGGGRKSFLQLVRETCQHRRLLLRIANCAFCWFTNAMVYYGLTLNSVTLAGDKYSNFIFITLAEIPPSLAINFILNRFGRRKTQCGSLILSGVFCLLALTALKDITWLNVSLFLMSKMAISLSFSTLYIYTAEIFPTNLRQSFISFCSMVGRFGSMLAPQMPLLQTLWTPLPMVLFGTVAVLSGILILEFPETTGVTLPNTLEEAIELHNRRKPPAEEAEKGTYSSPG comes from the exons ATGTCAAAGACAACGGCACCGGCGCCGGATCGTGTCGAGCTGGACGATTTGCTCGAGGAAGTAGGTCACTTTGGGCCATTTCAGCTGTGGCAGTGCACCCTCCTTCTGCTGCCCGTCATTTTTACCGCATTTTCAAACCTGTGCTATGTGTTTACTGCCGGCGACGTTCACTACCG CTGCACCGTTCCGGAGTGTGAAACGGTATCACAAACGACACCGTTTCAACCGGACTGGATAAGAGCAGCGGTACCATTTGGCGGGAAACCGGAACTACCGACGAAATGTGAACGCTATCAGGTGATACCGTCGAGTGGCGAGTTCGTCTGTGATGAAAGCCGGTTTAACCGAAGCGCCATCGAACATTGCACCGAGTTCGTGTACGCCGATCCGACCGAAAGGACCATCGTGAATGAT TTCAACTTAATGTGCGAGGAAAACCTTTGGAAGGTAACACTCGTCGGCACGGTGCACAGCATTGGGCAGTTTGTGTCGCTCGCCATGTCGGGCATTATATCCGATCGGTTTGGCCGGCGCTGGACACTGCTGCTGTGTGTCGGGGTCGGTGCAGTGCTTGCGATCATTCGCTCTTTCGCTGCCAGCTACCGCACGTTCTTATCGCTCGAGTTTGTCGAGGCAATGTTTGGATCAACGAGCTATACGACCGCATTCATCCTCAGCCTGGAGCTGGTCGAACCGAGGTTACGCGTCATCGTGAAGAGCGTCATCCTCGTAGCGTACGCAGTGGCCGAAGCCATTCTCGGATTGCTGGCAATGACGTTCCGCGACTGGCGTACGCTATCGATCGTTCTGTTTGTGCCGGGCGTATTGTCGATTCCGTTGCTTTACACCACGGTCGAGAGCGTTCGATGGCTACTGACCAAAGATCGGCAATCGGACGTGGTTAACATTCTGCAACGGGTGGCCAAAGCTAACGGTCGACCGCCCCTGCCCAAGAGTACGCTGGACGAGTTTTACCTGCAGCAGAAGGCCAAATTGGACGCCGAACAGAGCGACGGCGGCGGGAGAAAATCCTTCCTCCAATTGGTGCGTGAAACCTGCCAGCATCGGCGATTGCTGCTGCGTATCGCCAACTGTGCGTTCTGCTGGTTCACCAACGCGATGGTGTATTACGGTCTCACGCTCAACTCGGTCACGCTGGCCGGGGACAAGTACAGTAATTTTATCTTCATCACACTGGCCGAGATACCGCCATCGTTGGCTATCAATTTCATTCTGAATCGATTCGGCCGCCGGAAAACGCAATGCGGCTCGCTGATACTATCCGGCGTGTTCTGCCTACTGGCGCTGACAGCTCTCAAAG ACATCACCTGGCTGAATGTGAGCCTGTTTTTAATGAGCAAAATGGCCATCTCGCTGTCCTTCTCCACGCTCTACATCTATACGGCCGAAATCTTCCCGACAAACCTGCGCCAGAGCTTCATTTCCTTCTGCTCGATGGTGGGCCGATTCGGTTCCATGCTTGCCCCACAGATGCCACTGCTTCAAACCCTCTGGACACCGTTGCCGATGGTGCTGTTTGGAACGGTGGCCGTGCTGTCGGGCATTTTAATATTGGAGTTTCCGGAAACGACCGGTGTCACACTGCCCAATACGCTCGAGGAAGCCATCGAGCTGCACAACAGGCGTAAGCCGCCCGCGGAGGAAGCCGAAAAGGGAACGTACTCTAGTCCTGGATAG